Part of the Osmerus eperlanus chromosome 22, fOsmEpe2.1, whole genome shotgun sequence genome, cacagacacagacacacacacacacacaaccacatacattacacagacacacacacagacacacagacacacacacgacagacacacacatacacactacacagacacacacaaatacacatgtaTACGCACACACGGACTGAcggatggtgtgtgtttgtgtgtgtgtggtttcaggCGAGATCGATGCAGGTGAGATCCAGCAGTCCCTCCATGCCGTGGGAGTGAACGTGAGCCTGGATCAAGCAGCCAGGATCCTGCACAGGTCTCCTCCTACACCAACCCTCCAGAACTCTAGAACATTCTAGAGCTCTTTAGAACATTCTAGACTCATCACATCTGTATCTATCATAGAATGCAAGGCTTTGAACGCTTAAATGCTGCTGCTTAAATGCTGCTgcacatgtttctgtgtgtgtgtgtgtggtgtgtgtgtgtggtgtgtgtggtgtgtgtgtggtgtgtgtgtgtggtgtgtgtgtgtgtggtgtgtgtgtgtgtgtgtgtgtgtgtgtgtgtgtgtgtgtggtgtgtgtgtgtgtgtgtgtgtgtggtgtgtgtgtgtggtgtgtgtgtgtgtgtggtgtgtgtgtgtgtggtgtgtgtgtgtgtgtgtgtgtgtgtgtgtgtgtgtgtggtgtgtgtgtgtgtgtgtgtgtggtgtgtgtgtgtgtgtgtgtgtgtgtgtgtgtggtgtgtgtgtgtgtgtgtgtgtgtggtgtgtggtgtgtgtgtggtgtgtgtgtgtgtgtgtgtggtgtgtggtgtgtgtgtgtgtgtggtgtgtgtgtgtggtgtgtgtgtgtggtgtgtggtgtgtgtgtgtgtgtggtgtgtgtgtgtgtgatcagtatGGACAGGGACGGCACCATGACCATCGACTGGGACGAGTGGCGAGATCACTTCCTGTTCAACCCCCTGCACAACATGGAGGACGTGGCGCGCTACTGGAAACACTCCATGGtgaaaacactcacacaccacacacacccctcacactcacacaccacacacacaccacacacaccacgcacaccccttacacaccacacacaccacacacacaccacacacaccccttaccacacacacccctcacacaccacacatacaccacacacacccctcacacaccacacacacaccacacacacacacaccacacacaccactcacacacccccctcacaaATCCACACCTCACAGTTCttattttctccctccctcccagatgTTAGACATTGGGGAGCAGCTGACCATACCAGATGAGTTTACGGAGCAGGAGAAGAAGTCAGGGTTCGTGTGGAGGCAGCTGATGGCGGGGGCCATGGCTGGCTCTGTGTCCCGCACCGGCACCGCCCCCCTGGACCGCCTCAAGGTCTTCCTGCAGGTGGGGAGGggccgggggtgtgtgtgtgtgtgtgtgtgggggggggtctggtgtGTACTTGTGCCATTAGAGAGTTACCATGTAACTGCTTTCTcccttctcactgtctctctctgaccccccttCCTTAACCCCCCTAGGTGCATGGCCAGACCCCAGGCAGGGGCTCTGTGCTGGATGGACTGAGGGCCatggtgaaggaggggggggtgggctcCCTCTGGAGGGGCAACGGGGTCAACGTGCTGAAGATCGCCCCGGAGACCGCTATCAAGTTCCTGGCCTACGAACAGGTGAACTGgtccccactctctttctctctctctctctctctctctctctctctctctctctctgtctctctcttttgcgttatttttctttctctctgtctttcgttctcttctctagctctctcttacTCTTCTATATCTCACTCAGGCATTCTCACTGACAATGCTACTCTCATTCGCTCTGACATTGTCATATTGAATAACTTCTAATATACTATTGTGCTTTGCTGAACTGTTCATTctcgtgtctccctctctttctcctttttctctccttctccctctctttccccctccccccctcttgctcctcctccctcagatcAAGCGTGTGATGCATGGCAGTAAGGAGGGCGGGACATTGAGGGTGCACGAGAGGTTTGTGGCCGGCTCATTGGCTGGAGCCACAGCACAGACCGCTATCTATCCAATGGAGGTCAGACAgcgattcacacacacacacacacacatttatctaTATCCTCCTTTGCTAACTCCTTTGTCtgttctccttcccctcttcatccctccctcccacctcctccctccccatctctctctcctccctctctctcctcctctctctctcctccctctctctctcctccctctctctcctccctctctttctcctccatctctctcctcctctctctctcctcctctctctctcctccctctctctctcctccctctctctctctctccctcctctctctctcctccctctctctctctcctccctcctcccctcctcctccctctctctctctctctctcctccctctctctccctcctctctctctcctccctctctctcctccatctctctctcctccctctctctctctcctccctctctcctccatctctctctcctccatctctctctcctccatctctctgcaccctctctctcctccctctctctccctcttcccctcctcctccatctccatctctctctcctcccctcctcctccctctctctctcctccctctctctctcctccatctccatctctcctccctctctctcctccatctctctctcctccctctctctccctcctctctctctccctcctccctctctctcctccctctctctcctccctctctctcctccatctctctctcctccatctctctctcctccatctctctcctccctctctctctccaacctctctctccctcttcccctcctccaccatctccatctctcctccctcctcccctcctcctccctctctctctcctccatatctctctcctccctctctctccctcctctctctctccctcctctctctctcctccctctctctcctccatctctctctcctccatctctctcctccatctctctctcctccatctctctctctcctccatctctctctcctccatctctctcctccatctctctctcctccatctctctctctcctccctctctcctccctctctcctcccccaggtcctGAAGACCCGTCTCACCCTGCGCAGCACGGGGCAGTACCGCAGTGTGGCCGACTGTGCCAGGCAgatcctggagagggaggggcccaAGGCCTTCTACAAGGGCTACCTGCCCAACCTGCTGGGCATCATCCCCTACGCCGGCATAGACCTGGCTGTCTACGAGgtccccgcccacacacacacacacatgtagacacacgcaaacacacagacatgtatatgcacacacaaacacacatggccttccacacacacgagaaaaccacttatcctctccccccctcctcctccccccctcctcctcctcctccccccctcctcctcctcctcccctcctcctccccccctcctcctcccccccgcccagACCCTGAAGAACGCCTGGCTCCTGAGGAACACGACCTCTGCAGACCCCGGGGTTCTGGTCCTGGTGGGCTGTGGAACCCTCTCCAGCACCTGCGGCCAGCTGGCCTCCTACCCTCTGGCCCTCATCAGGACACGCATGCAGGCCCagggtgtgtgcttttgtgtgtgtctctgtgtgtgtgtgtctgtgtgcgtgtttgtgagcGGTGCTAAATGGGAAAGGTGTGATAAATGACTGATTCTGTGATACATTTTTCTAACTCTCTTCTTGCCCCCATccacctcttcttctcctctctccctacctccccaccCCGATCCACCCAACCACCTCTCTTGCtgtacctcctccctccctcccctcagccacAGTGAAGGGCGCCCCCCAGCTCTCCATGCTGGGGTTGTTCCGGAACATCGTGACCCAGGAGGGCGTGGCCGGCCTCTACCGAGGCATAGCGCCCAACTTCCTGAAAGTCATCCCCGCCGTCAGCATCTCCTACGTGGTCTACGAGCACATGAGGAAggtcctgggggtggagggggtgagggggaggtgagggaggtaggaaagggaatgggggaggggtggaggggaggtgaggtgggtaCATAAGGAATGTCCATGGGGGataaggggaggatggaggatggaggagagaggagagaggatggaggagggatgtgaACGGACAGAAAcacctgcagtttcaacattgtGGTGGCATGCTGtcttggagggggaggtggtggtggtggaggtggaggaggtggtggaggaagagatggtggaggaggaggtggtggaaggATGCACGGAGGAGCGGGCCAGAACTGCCACAGACTCCTGCTAACGtcatactgtgtgtgcgtgccaggCGTTGCCGTGACGAGTGGCGTGACTTCTGTACGTTGCATGGGCAGCATGCAGAGGGGTGTGATCAATGTTGTGACCAGCCAGCGACCGTAACACGCTACCGCCTGTGTCCTTCACGTGTCCTACACGGGCCGTCTGAGGAGAACCTGCTTGGCCCTGTGTGCTGACTAACTCCCTGGCGCCCTTTGAGAGTTCTCCTGTGTGCTGGAGAACTGTCTTTTTACATCCCGTACTAAGAAAAGACAACTGTGGATAGGatttcttgttttgttttaaagtcGGCCCTCCCCTTCCAATACAACTTTAGGTGGAGCATCGAGGTAGCCCTGGAGTAGAGCAGGGCTTAACCATCTCCTGCTGTTCTCTGGGAGGAGGTGCTTGCAGCCACTGTGATCCCAGGGGAATCACGGAACCACAGAATCATGGAATCATCGTATTATGGAAGTGTGCAGAGTTCTAGTAAAGTTTTGCAATGAG contains:
- the slc25a23a gene encoding mitochondrial adenyl nucleotide antiporter SLC25A23 isoform X2 encodes the protein MGQPGARVPRGWIRARCQDGDGSDTDREKRWAELFDELDLNKDGRIDIYELRTGLAARGLSRGSVDRQIVKVGDTNHDGELDFGEFCQYLQQHEKQLRLMFRSLDSNHDGEIDAGEIQQSLHAVGVNVSLDQAARILHSMDRDGTMTIDWDEWRDHFLFNPLHNMEDVARYWKHSMMLDIGEQLTIPDEFTEQEKKSGFVWRQLMAGAMAGSVSRTGTAPLDRLKVFLQVHGQTPGRGSVLDGLRAMVKEGGVGSLWRGNGVNVLKIAPETAIKFLAYEQIKRVMHGSKEGGTLRVHERFVAGSLAGATAQTAIYPMEVLKTRLTLRSTGQYRSVADCARQILEREGPKAFYKGYLPNLLGIIPYAGIDLAVYETLKNAWLLRNTTSADPGVLVLVGCGTLSSTCGQLASYPLALIRTRMQAQATVKGAPQLSMLGLFRNIVTQEGVAGLYRGIAPNFLKVIPAVSISYVVYEHMRKVLGVALE
- the slc25a23a gene encoding mitochondrial adenyl nucleotide antiporter SLC25A23 isoform X1, whose protein sequence is MGQPGARVPRGWIRARCQDGDGSDTDREKRWAELFDELDLNKDGRIDIYELRTGLAARGLSRGSVDRIVKVGDTNHDGELDFGEFCQYLQQHEKQLRLMFRSLDSNHDGEIDAGEIQQSLHAVGVNVSLDQAARILHSMDRDGTMTIDWDEWRDHFLFNPLHNMEDVARYWKHSMMLDIGEQLTIPDEFTEQEKKSGFVWRQLMAGAMAGSVSRTGTAPLDRLKVFLQVHGQTPGRGSVLDGLRAMVKEGGVGSLWRGNGVNVLKIAPETAIKFLAYEQIKRVMHGSKEGGTLRVHERFVAGSLAGATAQTAIYPMEVLKTRLTLRSTGQYRSVADCARQILEREGPKAFYKGYLPNLLGIIPYAGIDLAVYETLKNAWLLRNTTSADPGVLVLVGCGTLSSTCGQLASYPLALIRTRMQAQATVKGAPQLSMLGLFRNIVTQEGVAGLYRGIAPNFLKVIPAVSISYVVYEHMRKVLGVEGVRGR